The Nyctibius grandis isolate bNycGra1 chromosome 3, bNycGra1.pri, whole genome shotgun sequence genome window below encodes:
- the POLR2K gene encoding DNA-directed RNA polymerases I, II, and III subunit RPABC4 translates to MDSQKDVQPPKQQPMIYICGECHTENEIKARDPIRCRECGYRIMYKKRTKRLVVFDAR, encoded by the exons ATGGATTCACAGAAGGATGTTCAGCCTCCAAAGCAGCAGCCAATGATTTACATTTGTGGAG AATGtcatacagaaaatgaaataaaggcaAGAGATCCTATCAGATGCAGAGAATGTGGCTACAGAATAATGTacaagaaaaggacaaaaagat TGGTGGTTTTTGATGCCCGATGA